A genomic segment from Colletotrichum higginsianum IMI 349063 chromosome 5, whole genome shotgun sequence encodes:
- a CDS encoding Acyltransferase, with translation MERMRWLDGIRAVAAVSVSYNHYAMSEFAAPYNSFWASPASENRRLFQLPVLRLPFAVHAMVPLFFLIGGYAMAHSCASARRGDDPAFSRYFQRTLVRRWLRLYLPVVPITVMAHLAYFAGITTRPFAEHVTRGLEPWTAPARHVRHLLDYLVDIAEPVNLAWHENFNNQMWTIPVTFRGSCVLYLTLLGCSLWKTLHKLAGMAVLAAYFMYHGYWDLFCFLGGAWLAEVVALVKEEHEWYVTGSPKLFSRRPASSRARLARAAKTLLFLGGLYLMCFEGDEGTGEAHAGYRWLASLRSRRWAASAPYEFSVVRSCWHSFGGLMVVSVVATCPRVARPLETPVLQYLGKISFSWYLVHQLPPIILKDPLRNFFWTLLRPQDPVHPPMSEAVEHPWTLALGWTAAAGIIFFLTWISAHLYYQHVEEKSGVLSKRIEDWVNAPSHGDAGGKTLYPAGRLP, from the coding sequence ATGGAGCGGATGCGCTGGCTCGACGgcatccgcgccgtcgccgccgtctccgtgTCGTACAACCACTACGCCATGAGCGAGTTCGCCGCGCCCTACAACTCCTTCtgggcctcgccggcctccgAGAACCGCCGGCTGTTCCAGCTGCccgtcctccgcctcccctTCGCCGTCCACGCCATGGTCccgctcttcttcctcatcggcggctACGCCATGGCCCACAGCTGCGCGtccgcccgccgcggcgacgacccGGCCTTCTCCCGCTACTTCCAGCGCACCCTGGTCCGCCGCTGGCTGCGGCTGTACCTCCCCGTCGTTCCCATCACCGTCATGGCGCACCTGGCCTACTTCGCCGGCATCACGACCCGGCCCTTCGCCGAGCATGTCACCCGGGGCCTCGAGCCCTGGACCGCGCCGGCCCGCCACGTGCGCCATCTCCTGGACTacctcgtcgacatcgccgagcCCGTCAACCTGGCGTGGCACGAGAACTTCAACAACCAGATGTGGACCATCCCCGTCACCTTTCGCGGGTCCTGCGTCCTCTACCTCACCCTGCTCGGCTGTTCCCTGTGGAAGACGCTGCACAAGCTCGCCGGCatggccgtcctcgccgcgtACTTCATGTACCACGGCTACTGGGACCTCTTCtgcttcctcggcggcgcgtggctggccgaggtcgtGGCCCTCGTCAAAGAGGAGCACGAGTGGTACGTCACCGGGTCGCCGAAGCTGTTCTCCCGGAGACCTGCTTCCAGCAGAGCCAGGCTCGCCAGGGCAGCCAAGACCCTCCTTTTCCTCGGTGGTCTGTACCTCATGTGtttcgagggcgacgagggcacTGGAGAAGCCCACGCCGGCTACCGCTGGCTGGCGTCTCTCCGCTCGAGGCGCTGGGCCGCGTCCGCCCCGTACGAGTTCTCCGTCGTCCGGTCCTGCTGGCACTCGTTCGGGGGTTTGATggtcgtctccgtcgtcgccacgTGCCCCCGCGTCGCGAGGCCCCTCGAGACCCCCGTTCTGCAGTATCTCGGCAAGATTTCCTTCTCGTGGTACCTCGTGCACCAGCTGCCCCCCATCATCCTGAAGGACCCGCTGAGGAATTTCTTCTGGACGTTGCTGAGGCCGCAAGACCCGGTCCATCCGCCCATGTCCGAGGCTGTGGAACACCCTTGGACGCTGGCCCTCGGgtggacggcggcagcgggtatcatcttcttcctgaCATGGATATCCGCCCATCTCTACTACCAACACGTCGAGGAAAAGAGTGGTGTGTTGTCGAAAAGGATTGAAGATTGGGTTAATGCGCCTAGCCATGGTGATGCCGGTGGCAAGACGCTCTATCCCGCCGGCAGGCTTCCTTAG
- a CDS encoding UvrD/REP helicase: MSAAATARIATKVLAAPTRRAASFSTVPSRGAGGPTAGGKTRVDVNNKKSGESAVEVPVFDLRHITSSPRARFWLISALCVAGSVEMYGWYTFGPRILGWEEGRKGDEDVQGR, from the coding sequence ATGTCCGCTGCCGCGACAGCACGCATCGCGACCAAGGTGCTCGCGGCCCCTacccgccgcgccgcctccttctccacgGTCCCGTCACGCGGAGCCGGCGGTCCCACAGCGGGAGGGAAGACCAGGGTCGACGTCAACAACAAGAAATCCGGCGAgagcgccgtcgaggtcccTGTTTTCGATCTCCGACACATCACGTCGAGTCCGCGGGCGCGGTTCTGGCTGATTTCAGCGCTCTGCGTGGCTGGGAGCGTCGAGATGTACGGGTGGTACACATTCGGCCCCAGGATTTtggggtgggaggagggccgcaagggcgatgaggacgtTCAAGGGCGTTGA
- a CDS encoding Helix-loop-helix DNA-binding domain-containing protein, with the protein MPYTDTPLGIMADQDPNALFGLDDSALAVAPSFLDDSDSQNLESASNGASNIASDGQSYYNATNWSFQDTPPYDSYSTIAATSAAAATPLFQTASPWEQLSPNQHHQQQQQQQQQQQQQHQHHHAPTNVTSPLDHSTLAQAGFYAAPTPAPSHNQHSHRAGQHHTLPQETLSLLTPAQQEKLRNIAMPAHLQYQSPKSEPSPGSATSDHKAAGLSSPDAHDLSSKDSRKRKSSADADDDDDEDDENHPVKKTAHNMIEKRYRTNLNDKIAALRDSVPSLRIMSKSARGEDTTEDREELHGLTPAHKLNKATVLSKATEYIRHLEKRNNRLCDENTAMQARISAFEKLFVAGAMNGAMSPLQQPPTPMQYPQDHYISTPIGTPRGEPAQGMIPVPDDMKRIISAQMAVGQPYPVPQQGYRGNPALMRQQQIQQQQQQQQQMQQQGRWGAGPYFGKLMVGSLAGLMIIEAVRENEQSNESPEGRGLFAMPIQLLSYLGSTSHMHIGGYYISPAQIISHLKFLLFLGTMLWVFVPSLFVSSEKKPKKAQHLRESLQAAGSVASPIHVRRQAWLTAIQTVWVPQHNFFLEAAALMMKTMKLSMRNAIGVHGYQVLTGLTEEQEAARVKAWSIALDAQLAGGDVEINKSRLTLTLLASGTLPDTPSRLMLKALHVRVLLWDLGSKGLHNIVAKKLARSLWNEARNLNRVRSQLRRNSEQVDDDLPEHLAALIELECDDILNNAVIQRAYNLAWNLATTEGVTEHNDGMDSVVDDQAVRSPLDAVAAWWSSQTIQRALVTSLEAGKDDGDAPRVVSTCLESALKTAPIGSGTQARALVARAVLVDEKRGANIAAAIQNMQPASEQGSIGRIAAIFDSSTSAQSPEVQMALKCAMAIAHLERAKVTAAAPHEGLQQVEKIARPRTTANMSLLGCTALFKLMEELFANRSSTECFSTPLERLAGSLRIWIGSAPGEKCGLEQDVRHKMVDRCLGITKSVVGMETDTGYGSMSECDEEGC; encoded by the exons ATGCCCTACACGGATACACCGCTCGGCATCATGGCGGACCAGGACCCCAACGCCCtgttcggcctcgacgactcgGCCCTCGCCGTTGCCCCGTCCTTcctcgacgactcggacTCCCAGAACCTCGAGTCCGCCTCCAACGGAGCCTCCAACATCGCCAGCGACGGCCAGTCCTACTACAACGCGACCAATTGGTCCTTTCAGGACACGCCCCCGTACGATTCCTACAGCACCATCGCGGCCAcctccgccgctgccgccacgCCTCTCTTCCAGACTGCCTCCCCCTGGGAACAACTCTCCCcgaaccagcaccaccaacagcagcagcagcagcagcagcagcaacaacaacaacaccaacatcaCCACGCTCCTACCAACGTAACCTCCCCCCTCGATCACTCGACcctcgcccaggccggcTTCTATGCCGCTCCCACTCCCGCTCCCTCCCACAACCAGCACTCCCATCGAGCCGGCCAACACCACACCCTGCCCCAAGAGACGCTGAGCCTCCTGACTCCCGCCCAGCAGGAAAAGCTCAGGAACATCGCCATGCCCGCCCATCTCCAGTATCAATCTCCCAAGAGCGAGCCGAGCCCCGGATCCGCCACCAGCGACCACAAGGCAGCAGGACTGTCGTCCCCCGACGCCCACGACCTCTCGAGCAAGGACAGCCGGAAGCGCAAGTCgtcggccgacgccgacgacgacgacgatgaagatgacgagaACCACCCGGTCAAGAAGACGGCCCACAACATGATTGAGAAGAGGTATCGCACAAACCTCAACGACAAGATCGCCGCCCTTCGCGACAGCGTGCCCAGCCTGAGGATCATGTCCAAGAGCGCCAGGGGCGAGGATACCACCGAGGATCGTGAGGAGCTGCACGGCTTGACGCCGGCACACAAGTTGAACAAGGCTACC GTTCTGAGTAAAGCGACCGAGTACATCCGCCACCTCGAGAAGAGGAACAACCGACTCTGCGACGAAAACACTGCCATGCAGGCCAGAATCAGCGCATTCGAGAAgctcttcgtcgccggcgccatgaACGGCGCCATGAGTCCGCTCCAGCAGCCGCCCACCCCGATGCAGTACCCGCAGGACCACTACATCAGCACGCCCATTGGCACGCCGCGCGGCGAGCCCGCCCAGGGCATGATCCCCGTCCCCGACGACATGAAGCGCATCATCTCCGCCCAGATGGCAGTCGGCCAGCCCTACCCCGTCCCGCAGCAAGGATATCGTGGAAACCCCGCCCTCATGCGACAGCAACAGAtccagcagcaacagcagcagcagcagcagatgcagcagcagggacGCTGGGGCGCCGGCCCTTACTTTGGCAAGCTGATGGTAGGCTCGCTCGCCGGCCTCATGATCATCGAGGCCGTACGCGAGAACGAGCAGAGCAACGAGTCTCCCGAGGGCCGTGGCCTCTTcgccatgcccatccagcTGCTCAGCTACCTCGGATCGACGTCACACATGCACATCGGCGGCTACTACATCTCGCCTGCTCAGATCATTTCGCATCTCAAGTTCTTGCTCTTCCTCGGCACCATGTTGTGGGTCTTTGTGCCGTCGCTCTTTGTGTCGTccgagaagaagcccaagaaggcgCAGCATCTGAGGGAGTCGCTCCAAGCCGCCGGCTCCGTCGCGTCGCCGATTCACGTGCGTCGCCAGGCCTGGCTGACGGCCATCCAGACCGTCTGGGTCCCGCAACACAACTTCttcctcgaggcggcggccttgatgatgaagacgatgaagcTGAGCATGCGCAACGCCATTGGCGTGCACGGCTACCAGGTGCTCACCGGCCTCacggaggagcaggaggccgCACGTGTCAAGGCCTGGTCTATCGCTCTGGATGCGCAGCTGGCGGGAGGCGACGTCGAGATCAACAAGAGCCGCCTCACGCTCACGCTCTTGGCATCCGGCACCCTTCCCGACACCCCATCGCGGCTCATGCTCAAGGCTCTGCACGTTCGTGTGCTCCTCTGGGACCTCGGCTCCAAGGGCCTCCACAACATCGtcgccaagaagctcgccCGTTCTCTGTGGAACGAGGCTAGGAACCTGAACCGCGTGCGCTCCCAGCTCCGCCGCAACTCGGAGCAGGTCGATGACGACCTCCCCGAGCACCTGGCGGCCCTGATTGAGCTCGAGTGCGATGACATTCTCAACAATGCCGTTATCCAGCGGGCCTACAACCTGGCGTGGAACTTGGCGACGACCGAGGGCGTCACGGAGCACAACGATGGAATGGACtcggtcgtcgacgaccaggCCGTGCGCTCGCCCCTGGATGCCGTCGCGGCTTGGTGGTCTAGCCAGACGATCCAGCGTGCCTTGGTCACCAGCCTCGAGGCTGgcaaggacgacggcgacgcgcCGAGAGTGGTGTCGACGTGCTTGGAGTCGGCGCTCAAGACGGCGCCTATCGGATCCGGTACGCAGGCGCGCGCTCTGGTGGCGCGCGCCGTGCTCGTAGACGAGAAGCGGGGCGCCAACATTGCCGCGGCGATCCAGAACATGCAGCCGGCCAGTGAGCAAGGTTCGATCGGCCGGATTGCTGCCATATTCGActcgtcaacgtcggcgCAGTCTCCGGAGGTGCAGATGGCGCTCAAGTGTGCCATGGCCATTGCGCACTTGGAGCGTGCCaaggtgacggcggcggcaccgcaCGAGGGCCTCCAGCAAGTCGAGAAGATTGCGCGGCCCAGGACGACGGCCAACATGTCGCTCCTCGGCTGCACGGCGCTCTTCAAGCTCATGGAGGAGCTGTTCGCCAACCGGTCATCGACGGAGTGTTTCAGCACCCCGCTGGAGCGTCTCGCCGGCAGCCTTCGGATTTGGATCGGCAGCGCGCCCGGCGAGAAGTgcggcctcgagcaggacGTCCGGCATAAGATGGTAGACCGCTGCCTCGGCATCACCAAGAGCGTCGTCGGCATGGAGACAGACACGGGGTACGGCAGCATGAGCGAGTGCGACGAAGAGGGCTGTTGA
- a CDS encoding UvrD/REP helicase produces the protein MKSSSSAPGPAESILATLNTAQCRAVTSSASTVAILAGPGSGKTHTLTSRVVWLVDNVGYAPTDIIVATFTVKAAREMKERIAKALGDDRGKRIVLGTFHSIARRYLAAYGKHIGLDEKFAIADDTDSRSIIQRICKRFQLSVDPAGARSWISKKKAKGENQTPAKRSGKEVPQSPDMETCFREYQSHLERSNLLDYDDLLTRCVELLRKHPACVANVQAVLIDEYQDTNGIQYELMRLFAQARERITIVGDPDQSIYGWRSAEIKNLYRLLKDYPNAEEISLEENYRSSQAILDVSLKVIQQDKKRYQKVLLPIHNKGTRPVLRRLKSSAVEAEWIVSEIKRTLLMAGKMLTHDDVAILLRSASLSRHIESALGKAGMAYRMVGGFKFYDRIEVKVILDYLRVIHQPDNNDAVARIINVPRRGIGDTTIKALLEEAESSKLSVWALLNKHCRGERQAKTNIKKAMEQKISGDLLRLVSGVRRKIKEPPNGSPYYHLVDLIENLLSQLNFQAYLRDNYPEEHEARWANVQEFISLAGDFMRDLSATADEDRLPQVDGVQQVQENDALGRFLANVSLASDAQQKGDADNKPMVTISTIHAAKGLEWPVVFVPAVYNGSIPHMRSEDPDEERRLLYVAMTRAQSLLYLSCPMYSSQNGGNGGERTELSKFIPSEIHPYFRKCGPSFEPGILQEIGRILRRESEVPSQDKVYKDMPLLERPEDNLYPEDPESSFGEADAGGRSRQWQRRPRPQAVSASEEGDSQPVPTWHASTTMDGASNFTLPGFTTASAAQAMLAAAKDMATSAQRSDQGRQGSAGPRRGTTKRPADQRSLLGFVKRSRSDLSDTAGPVANRAPAVQSRLALQELPELPNLYRAQRSAPTIEPDLGGHRLGAGKLPVKPGRAAIGGIAGPKKHYANFSSSPPRPKSPEKENQSTDELPTIRERPASCLHATTTTNGFGGFKRPAALKKEGGIAPIDRLRKPFKPLTMNRP, from the coding sequence ATGAagtcgtccagctcggcccCAGGGCCGGCCGAATCTATTCTGGCAACACTCAATACCGCGCAGTGCCGTGCCGTCACCTCGAGTGCGTCTACGGTTGCCATCCTTGCCGGTCCTGGAAGCGGAAAGACGCATACTCTGACTTCTCGCGTCGTCTGGCTCGTGGATAACGTCGGCTATGCACCCACCGACATCATTGTCGCCACCTTCACAGTCAAGGCCGCGCGGGAGATGAAGGAACGCATCGCCAAGGCCCTGGGCGATGACCGTGGGAAGCGGATTGTCCTCGGCACATTCCACAGCATCGCTCGTCGGTATCTTGCCGCCTACGGAAAACACATTGGCCTGGACGAGAAATTCGCTATCGCAGACGACACAGATTCGAGGTCCATTATCCAGAGGATCTGTAAGCGATTCCAGCTCTCGGTGGATCCTGCGGGTGCAAGATCATGGATCAGTAAGAAAAAGGCAAAGGGCGAAAACCAAACGCCGGCAAAACGAAGTGGCAAGGAGGTTCCCCAAAGTCCCGATATGGAAACCTGCTTTCGAGAGTATCAGAGCCATCTCGAACGCTCGAACCTGCTGGACTACGACGACCTGCTGACTCGGTGTGTTGAGCTGCTGCGGAAGCATCCCGCATGTGTCGCCAACGTCCAGGCCGTGCTCATTGATGAGTACCAAGACACCAACGGCATTCAGTACGAGCTCATGAGGCTGTTCGCGCAGGCAAGAGAGAGGATCACCATCGTTGGAGACCCAGATCAAAGCATTTACGGATGGCGATCCGCCGAGATCAAGAATCTGTACAGGCTTCTCAAGGACTACCCGAACGCGGAGGAGATCTCCCTCGAGGAAAACTACCGCTCGTCCCAAGCAATTCTGGACGTGTCTCTGAAGGTCATCCAGCAGGACAAGAAACGGTACCAGAAGGTGCTGTTGCCCATCCACAACAAAGGCACCAGACCCGTTTTGCGGCGGCTTAAGTCTTCGGCTGTCGAGGCTGAATGGATCGTGTCGGAGATCAAAAGGACACTGTTGATGGCGGGCAAGATGCTCACCCACGATGACGTGGCAATTCTCCTGCGATCGGCTTCCCTCTCGAGGCATATCGAATCGGCCCTTGGCAAGGCTGGAATGGCTTACAGAATGGTGGGCGGGTTTAAGTTCTACGATCGCATTGAGGTCAAGGTGATCCTTGATTATCTGCGTGTCATACACCAGCCAGACAACAACGATGCAGTGGCTCGCATCATCAACGTGCCTCGCCGCGGCATTGGAGACACGACCATCAAAGCCCTTCTCGAGGAAGCCGAAAGCTCCAAATTGAGCGTCTGGGCGTTGCTGAATAAGCATTGCCGAGGAGAGCGGCAGGCGAAGACCAACATCAAGAAGGCCATGGAGCAGAAGATCAGTGGAGACCTGCTAAGGCTAGTGTCAGGAGTCAGGAGGAAAATCAAAGAGCCCCCGAACGGGAGCCCCTACTACCACTTGGTTGATCTCATCGAAAACCTGCTCTCGCAGCTCAATTTCCAGGCCTACCTCCGAGACAACTACCCCGAGGAGCACGAGGCACGGTGGGCCAACGTTCAGGAGTTCATCAGCCTGGCAGGAGATTTCATGCGAGATCTAAGCGCAACGGCCGATGAAGATCGTCTCCCGCAAGTCGACGGTGTTCAACAAGTGCAGGAGAATGACGCTCTTGGGCGCTTCTTGGCCAACGTGTCTCTGGCGTCGGACGCCCAGCAAAAAGGCGACGCGGACAACAAGCCGATGGTGACCATCTCGACCATCCATGCAGCCAAGGGACTGGAATGGCCGGTCGTCTTTGTCCCTGCGGTGTACAATGGATCTATCCCGCACATGAGGTCGGAAGATCCTGACGAGGAGCGCCGGCTCCTCTACGTGGCTATGACACGGGCCCAGTCGCTTCTCTATCTCAGCTGCCCAATGTACAGCTCGCAGAACGGAGGAAATGGGGGTGAGCGTACTGAGTTGTCGAAATTCATTCCATCGGAGATCCACCCATACTTTAGAAAATGCGGCCCATCATTCGAGCCTGGGATTCTGCAAGAAATCGGGCGCATACTGCGCCGAGAGTCTGAGGTGCCGTCGCAAGACAAAGTTTATAAAGACATGCCGCTCCTGGAAAGGCCCGAGGATAATCTGTACCCAGAGGATCCGGAGAGCTCCTTCGGCGAAGCAGACGCTGGTGGTAGAAGCCGGCAATGGCagcgacgtcctcggccgcagGCGGTTTCGGCATCGGAAGAGGGCGACTCCCAGCCGGTGCCGACGTGGCATGCTTCTACGACGATGGATGGTGCTTCCAACTTCACGCTGCCTGGCTTCACTACCGCAAGCGCAGCCCAGGCGATGCTTGCCGCCGCGAAGGAcatggcgacctcggcgcaGCGCAGCGACCAAGGGCGTCAAGGATCGGCTGGGCCTCGGAGGGGAACGACAAAGCGACCGGCCGACCAGCGGAGTCTTCTGGGTTTTGTCAAGAGGTCCAGATCCGATTTGTCAGACACAGCTGGCCCTGTAGCCAACCGTGCGCCAGCTGTCCAGTCACGGCTGGCTCTTCAAGAACTGCCCGAACTCCCGAATCTGTACCGGGCGCAACGGTCTGCCCCGACCATCGAGCCTGACCTGGGCGGGCACAGGCTTGGAGCAGGCAAGCTCCCCGTCAAACCGGGGAGGGCAGCTATTGGAGGCATCGCGGGCCCCAAAAAACACTATGCAAACTTTTCGagttctcctcctcggccaaaGTCTCCCGAGAAGGAAAACCAAAGCACAGACGAGCTGCCGACGATCAGAGAGCGGCCGGCTAGCTGTTTGCACGCGACCACGACAACGAATGGCTTTGGGGGCTTCAAACGGCCTGCTGCTttgaagaaggagggggggattgCGCCGATAGACCGGCTGAGGAAACCCTTCAAGCCGCTGACGATGAATAGGCCATGA
- a CDS encoding neutral/alkaline non-lysosomal ceramidase translates to MPLHPRSGVELPRRSFFAVFTFVSFVLLVTIGLATLGGHPGPTLRFERSDDGQWRAKAKTRAVPAGDKYLIGVGKADITGPVVEIGFAGYADLAQVGTGLRQRIYSRAFVVGDVSKPSDRFVYLVLDTQSGDTAIRRGIVEGVQALGSAYSVYNKNNIAVTGTHSHAGPGAWFNYLLPQVTSLGFDRQSYQAIVDGAVLSIKRAHESLTEGYLDVGTTEVTDGAINRSLWAYLANPESERSRYSSSTDTTLTLLRFQRASDGKNIGVLTWYPTHGTSILQNSTHVAGDNKGVAALLLEKDLAGDASAASGFVAGFSQANVGDTTPNVLGAWCDDGSGQQCSLENSTCADGKSQSCHGRGPAFRALDLGISSCYEIGRRQFAGAKSVYNSLASSSSTPITGTSVKSFHFFHDMSFFKFTLPDGTTGQTCPAALGYSFAAGTSDGPGAFDFTQADSGDPDANPLWAVVSGLLRTPTAEQVACQRPKPVLLDVGEMSTPYAWSPNIVDVQMLRVGQLVIIVAPGEATTMGGRRWKDAVKEAARTIIDGEPVVVLGGPANTYAHYIATPEEYGVQRYEGASTLFGPNTLPAYINLTVSNIGHLAPASTSTPPAGPAPPDNRGNSLSFITGVVQDGTPIGRSFGQVLAQPAASYARGAVVNATFQAANPRNNLRLEGTYAAVERRLPDGTSWERVRDDADWFLVYTWRRTDWLLGHSEVVLSWETGGDGAGPGTYRFKYYGDAKPLIGSVRAFEGTSASFTLV, encoded by the exons AtgcctcttcatcctcgtTCCGGTGTAGAGCTGCCGCGGCgctccttcttcgccgtgTTTACTTTTGTTTCGTTTGTGCTCCTCGTCACGATCGGCCTCGCCACGCTCGGAGGTCACCCGGGCCCGACGTTGCGGTTCGAACGCAGCGACGATGGGCAGTGGCGtgccaaggccaagacgCGTGCTGTGCCGGCCGGCGACAAGTATCTCATCGGCGTCGGAAAGGCCGACATCACAGGtcccgtcgtcgagatcggcTTCGCGGGGTATGCGGACCTGGCCCAGGTGGGCACGGGGCTGCGGCAGCGGATCTACAGCCGCGCATTCGTCGTGGGGGACGTGAGCAAGCCGAGCGACCGCTTCGTCTACCTTGTGCTGGACACGCAGAGCGGAGACACGGCGATCCGGCGCGGCATCGTTGAGGGTGTCCAGGCTCTCGGGTCGGCGTACTCTGTGTATAACAAGAACAACATTGCCGTGACGGGCACGCATAGCCACGCCGGGCCGGGGGCATGGTTCAACTACCTTTTGCCGCAGGTCACCAGCCTCGGCTTCGACAGGCAGAGCTACCAagccatcgtcgacggcgccgtgctgTCCATCAAGAGGGCGCACGAGTCCCTGACCGAG GGCtacctcgacgtcggcaccACCGAGGTCACCGACGGCGCCATCAACCGCAGCCTCTGGGCGTACCTCGCCAACCCCGAGTCCGAGAGGTCCAGGTACTCCTCCAGCACCGACACGACGCTCACGCTCCTCCGCTTCCAGCGCGCCTCGGACGGCAAGAACATTGGCGTGCTGACGTGGTACCCGACCCACGGCACCTCGATCCTGCAGAACAGCACGCACGTGGCCGGCGACAACaagggcgtcgccgcccttctcctcgagaAGGACCTCGCGGGCGACGCGAGCGCCGCGTCGGGCTTCGTGGCCGGCTTCAGCCAGGCCAACGTCGGCGACACGACGCCCAACGTGCTCGGCGCGTGgtgcgacgacggcagcggaCAGCAGTGCAGCCTGGAGAACAGCACGTGTGCCGACGGCAAGAGCCAGTCGTGCCACGGGCGGGGGCCCGCGTTCCGGGCGTTGGATCTAGGCATCTCGAGTTGCTACGAGattgggcggcggcagttTGCCGGTGCCAAGTCGGTCTAT AACTCGCtcgcttcttcctcctcgacaccGATCACAGGCACGAGCGTCAAGTCGTTCCACTTCTTCCACGACATGTCCTTTTTCAAATTCACCCTCCCCGATGGCACCACGGGCCAGACGTGCCCCGCGGCCTTGGGCTACTCCTTCGCTGCGGGCACCTCGGACGGGCCCGGCGCGTTCGATTTCACGCAGGCCGACTCGGGCGATCCGGATGCCAATCCGCTCTGGGCGGTAGTTTCTGGCCTCCTGCGGACTCCCACGGCCGAGCAGGTCGCCTGCCAGCGTCCGAAGCCCGTACTGCTAGACGTCGGAGAGATGAGCACGCCATACGCGTGGAGTCCCAACATTGTCGACGTGCAGATGCTCCGCGTCGGGCAGCTAGTGATCATCGTAGCTCCAGGAGAAGCCACAACGatgggcgggcggcggtggaaggatgccgtcaaggaggccgcgaggaccatcatcgacggcgagcccgtCGTGGTGCTCGGCGGGCCCGCCAACACGTATGCT CACTACATCGCCACGCCCGAGGAATACGGCGTCCAGCGGTACGAGGGCGCGTCGACGCTCTTCGGGCCCAACACGCTCCCCGCGTACATCAACCTCACCGTCTCCAACATCGGCCACCTCGCGcccgcctcgacgtcgaccccGCCCGCGGGCCCCGCGCCCCCGGACAACCGCGGAAACTCCCTCTCCTTCATCACGGGCGTCGTCCAGGACGGCACGCCGATCGGGCGCTCCTTCGGCCAGGTCCTGGcgcagccggcggcgtcgtacgcgcgcggcgccgtcgtcaacgcGACGTTCCAGGCGGCCAACCCGCGCAACAACCTGCGGCTCGAGGGGACCTACGCGGCGGTCGAGCGGCGGCTGCCGGACGGGACTTCGTGGGAGAGGGTCCGCGACGACGCGGACTGGTTCCTCGTGTACACGTGGCGGAGGACGGACTGGCTGCTGGGCCACAGCGAGGTCGTCCTCTCCTGGGAAACGGGTggggacggcgccggccccggGACGTACCGGTTCAAGTACTACGGGGACGCGAAGCCGCTGATCGGGAGCGTCAGGGCGTTTGAGGGGACGAGCGCGAGCTTCACGCTGGTGTAG